The following are encoded in a window of Kitasatospora fiedleri genomic DNA:
- a CDS encoding lipid II flippase MurJ, whose amino-acid sequence MTTEQPVAAAPAPVPTAVPAPRPGPAAEPARRGFLAKAFGVTALLSAAGSGLGLLRDLLLARYFGANQGTDAFLVAWTVPETAAPLLIEDAMAFLMVPAFSLALVLREERPHGPDPVRQLTRSTLPWLLLALCTLSGAVALGAPQLVDLLAPGLADPQLAVTCTRITALTILPFGVAGYLASALRALHSFTAPAVIYVMYNLGILALLLSGHRLLGVRSAAIGVAVGSALMAGVLVLPFARRLRSGGRRRGLRRGAARRLVLIPLALLPVAAFTLTRQAQVFIERYLGSALPPGTISHLNYAAKVSQLAMTSAILIVTVTFPVVARAMAAGDFTAARDRVEKDLGQAAALVLLGTAFLMACAPALVALLFQRGAFGPADTSATAAVIRVYSFGLPAQAMIGVMVRPYFCVRPVVRRADVPRAEGDRITWLDWYPVGAMLLGLAVTVAVGVGATPHFGALGLAAGNAAGITTTAALLMRGLMLRGVALRLPLVLGGQARLLAAAVAAAGLGALAARTAAGPLPAALLGGTTVLLSFAALGALFGAAEVRGPVLGLLARARRPQPTPSTADEGKPHGR is encoded by the coding sequence ATGACGACCGAGCAGCCGGTGGCCGCGGCCCCCGCACCCGTCCCCACCGCCGTCCCCGCCCCGCGCCCCGGCCCGGCCGCCGAACCCGCCCGGCGCGGCTTCCTGGCCAAGGCGTTCGGCGTCACCGCGCTGCTCAGCGCGGCCGGTTCCGGCCTCGGCCTGCTCCGCGACCTGCTGCTGGCCCGCTACTTCGGCGCCAACCAGGGCACCGATGCCTTCCTGGTCGCCTGGACGGTGCCGGAGACCGCCGCGCCGCTGCTGATCGAGGACGCGATGGCGTTCCTGATGGTGCCGGCCTTCAGCCTGGCCCTGGTGCTGCGCGAGGAGCGCCCGCACGGGCCGGACCCGGTAAGGCAGTTGACCCGCTCCACGCTGCCCTGGCTGCTGCTCGCGCTCTGCACCCTCTCCGGCGCGGTCGCGCTCGGCGCGCCGCAACTGGTCGACCTGCTCGCCCCCGGCCTGGCCGACCCGCAGCTCGCCGTCACCTGCACCCGGATCACCGCGCTCACCATCCTGCCGTTCGGCGTCGCCGGCTACCTGGCCTCCGCGCTGCGCGCCCTGCACTCCTTCACCGCGCCCGCCGTCATCTACGTGATGTACAACCTGGGCATCCTGGCGCTGCTGCTCAGCGGCCACCGGCTGCTCGGGGTGCGCTCCGCGGCGATCGGCGTCGCGGTCGGCAGCGCGCTGATGGCCGGCGTGCTGGTGCTGCCGTTCGCCCGCCGGCTGCGCTCCGGCGGACGGCGGCGCGGGCTGCGCCGGGGCGCGGCCCGCCGGCTGGTGCTGATCCCGCTGGCGCTGCTGCCGGTGGCCGCGTTCACGCTGACCCGGCAGGCCCAGGTCTTCATCGAGCGCTACCTCGGCTCCGCCCTGCCGCCCGGCACCATCTCGCACCTCAACTACGCGGCGAAGGTCAGCCAGTTGGCGATGACCTCGGCGATCCTGATCGTCACCGTGACCTTCCCGGTGGTGGCCCGGGCGATGGCCGCCGGGGACTTCACGGCGGCCCGCGACCGGGTCGAGAAGGACCTCGGGCAGGCCGCCGCGCTGGTCCTGCTGGGCACCGCCTTCCTGATGGCCTGCGCCCCCGCGCTGGTCGCCCTGCTGTTCCAGCGCGGCGCGTTCGGCCCGGCCGACACCTCCGCCACCGCCGCCGTGATCCGGGTCTACTCCTTCGGGCTGCCCGCGCAGGCGATGATCGGCGTGATGGTCCGGCCGTACTTCTGCGTCCGCCCGGTGGTGCGCCGCGCCGACGTCCCGCGCGCCGAGGGCGACCGGATCACCTGGCTGGACTGGTACCCGGTCGGCGCGATGCTGCTCGGCCTGGCCGTCACCGTCGCGGTCGGCGTCGGCGCCACCCCGCACTTCGGGGCGCTCGGCCTGGCCGCGGGCAACGCCGCGGGCATCACCACCACCGCGGCGCTGCTGATGCGCGGCCTGATGCTGCGCGGCGTCGCGCTCCGGCTGCCCCTGGTGCTCGGCGGCCAGGCCCGGCTGCTGGCCGCCGCCGTCGCCGCCGCCGGGCTCGGCGCGCTGGCCGCCCGCACCGCCGCCGGACCGCTGCCCGCCGCGCTGCTCGGCGGCACCACCGTCCTGCTGTCCTTCGCCGCCCTCGGCGCGCTGTTCGGCGCCGCCGAGGTGCGCGGCCCGGTGCTCGGACTGCTGGCCCGGGCCCGCCGGCCGCAGCCCACCCCGTCCACCGCTGACGAAGGGAAGCCGCATGGCCGCTGA
- a CDS encoding polysaccharide deacetylase family protein, with protein MAADPRLPAQALAPRLAPWILMYHSVAEEDEDPYLLTVSPERFAEQMDWLHRTGRRGVSVRELLAAQARGREARLVGLTFDDGYADFARHAVPVLREYGFTATAYVVPDLLGSENGWDAEGPRKQLLTVEQVAELARAGWEIGSHGLGHQALPGLSPAALERQTADSRRSLEDLVGGPVTGFCYPYGAVDLPATRAVRDAGYDYACAIDHSWLTGRHALPRCYVGDRDGAWRLRAKHSRHRWRDAVTGLRWAPPKSAPKAVAGEPR; from the coding sequence ATGGCCGCTGATCCCCGCCTGCCGGCCCAGGCACTCGCGCCCAGGCTCGCGCCCTGGATTCTGATGTACCACTCGGTGGCAGAGGAGGACGAGGACCCGTACCTGCTCACCGTCTCCCCCGAGCGGTTCGCCGAACAGATGGACTGGCTGCACCGCACCGGCCGGCGCGGCGTCAGCGTCCGCGAACTGCTGGCCGCGCAGGCCCGCGGCCGGGAGGCCCGGCTGGTCGGCCTGACCTTCGACGACGGCTACGCCGACTTCGCCCGGCACGCCGTCCCGGTGCTGCGCGAGTACGGCTTCACCGCCACCGCGTACGTCGTCCCCGACCTGCTCGGCAGCGAGAACGGCTGGGACGCCGAGGGGCCGCGCAAGCAACTGCTGACGGTCGAGCAGGTCGCCGAACTGGCTCGGGCCGGCTGGGAGATCGGCTCGCACGGGCTCGGCCACCAGGCGCTGCCCGGCCTGTCCCCGGCCGCCCTGGAGCGGCAGACCGCGGACAGCCGGCGCTCCCTGGAGGACCTGGTCGGCGGCCCGGTCACCGGCTTCTGCTACCCGTACGGCGCGGTCGACCTGCCCGCCACCCGGGCGGTCCGGGACGCCGGGTACGACTACGCCTGCGCCATCGACCACTCCTGGCTGACCGGCCGGCACGCCCTGCCGCGCTGCTACGTCGGCGACCGGGACGGGGCCTGGCGGCTGCGCGCCAAGCACAGCCGGCACCGCTGGCGGGACGCCGTCACCGGGCTGCGCTGGGCCCCGCCGAAGTCCGCGCCGAAGGCCGTCGCGGGGGAGCCCCGATGA
- a CDS encoding GNAT family N-acetyltransferase — protein sequence MKLHQRRGPRVPVQPARGAADRERWTAEVLRADDALDRLADDWDDLHRRCATATSFQAAPWLRSWWRRYGRPGALVLVLVRRDGRLVGAAALRRRGPFGGLTNLGAGLVDFTDVLLDDDCADRAAAELAAALPLRRPWHSLELREVHPSAAVQRVYAHWRGRRHRFTDSLCQYLPAVPMDELLKRLPGKTAQRSRVKLRKIASSGVLVHSATPEEVPYTVSELLRLHMLQWQDRGVTPEHRTARFAEHLTESTAGLVATGRAAIHRFELDGEVVAVNLVILGAPFGGLYMYGAHPGLREKLDIAGLLFGAALDEVRAAGIPQLSLLRGQEPYKQRWRPDQLSNQRLVLGPGRLAPAAAARALRVRARIAAVHLLRTRMPKLKEALARRRLR from the coding sequence GTGAAGCTCCACCAGCGGCGCGGCCCCCGGGTGCCCGTCCAGCCGGCCCGCGGCGCCGCCGACCGGGAGCGCTGGACCGCCGAGGTGCTGCGCGCCGACGACGCCCTGGACCGGCTCGCCGACGACTGGGACGACCTGCACCGCCGCTGCGCCACCGCCACCTCCTTCCAGGCCGCGCCCTGGCTGCGCTCCTGGTGGCGCCGGTACGGCCGCCCCGGCGCGCTGGTGCTGGTGCTGGTCCGCCGCGACGGGCGGCTGGTCGGGGCCGCCGCGCTGCGCCGCCGCGGCCCGTTCGGCGGGCTGACCAACCTGGGCGCGGGCCTGGTCGACTTCACCGACGTGCTGCTCGACGACGACTGCGCCGACCGGGCCGCCGCCGAACTGGCCGCCGCCCTGCCGCTGCGCCGCCCCTGGCACAGCCTGGAGCTGCGCGAGGTGCACCCGTCGGCGGCCGTGCAGCGGGTGTACGCGCACTGGCGGGGCCGCCGGCACCGGTTCACCGACTCGCTCTGCCAGTACCTGCCGGCCGTGCCGATGGACGAGCTGCTCAAGCGGCTGCCCGGCAAGACCGCCCAGCGCAGCCGGGTCAAGCTCCGCAAGATCGCCAGCTCGGGGGTGCTGGTGCACTCCGCGACCCCCGAGGAAGTCCCGTACACGGTCAGCGAGTTGCTGCGCCTGCACATGCTCCAGTGGCAGGACCGCGGGGTCACCCCGGAGCACCGCACCGCGCGCTTCGCCGAGCACCTGACCGAGTCGACCGCCGGCCTGGTGGCGACCGGCCGGGCCGCGATACACCGGTTCGAGCTGGACGGCGAGGTGGTGGCGGTGAACCTGGTGATCCTCGGCGCCCCGTTCGGCGGCCTCTACATGTACGGCGCGCACCCCGGGCTCCGGGAGAAGCTGGACATCGCCGGCCTGCTGTTCGGCGCCGCCCTGGACGAGGTCCGCGCGGCCGGCATCCCGCAGCTCAGCCTGCTGCGCGGCCAGGAGCCGTACAAGCAGCGCTGGCGCCCGGACCAGCTGTCCAACCAGCGCCTGGTGCTCGGCCCCGGCCGGCTCGCCCCCGCCGCCGCCGCCCGCG
- a CDS encoding Wzz/FepE/Etk N-terminal domain-containing protein — MPEPRRGARALARRWWPLALAVPLGAAAGAGYAVVSHPSYSASSYVVVVPNNPGENATAVNFAQAYGRLTGQPQVLIGAAAETGHTVTTLAGLVRGTTSPDAPMIEITGTGARGEEAVKNADAVAKSLIAFGNTSSKETGVRLVPLAPAAEPDAPASPSASLDTAVGAAAGVLVGALVMLTRRKPGPAAATAGADATAGADAGALPAQAEATPAAQTREPAAVR, encoded by the coding sequence ATGCCCGAACCACGCCGCGGCGCCCGTGCGCTGGCCCGCCGATGGTGGCCGCTGGCCCTCGCCGTCCCGCTCGGTGCGGCGGCCGGGGCCGGCTACGCCGTCGTCTCGCACCCCAGCTACTCGGCCAGCTCCTACGTGGTGGTCGTGCCGAACAACCCCGGCGAGAACGCCACCGCCGTCAACTTCGCCCAGGCGTACGGCCGGCTGACCGGCCAGCCGCAGGTGCTGATCGGGGCCGCCGCCGAGACCGGCCACACGGTGACCACGCTGGCCGGACTGGTCCGCGGCACCACCTCCCCGGACGCCCCGATGATCGAGATCACCGGGACCGGCGCCCGCGGCGAGGAGGCGGTGAAGAACGCCGACGCGGTCGCCAAGTCGCTGATCGCGTTCGGCAACACCAGCAGCAAGGAGACCGGCGTCCGGCTGGTCCCGCTGGCCCCCGCCGCCGAGCCCGACGCCCCGGCCTCCCCGTCCGCGAGCCTGGACACCGCGGTCGGCGCCGCCGCCGGCGTGCTGGTCGGCGCCCTGGTGATGCTCACCCGCCGCAAGCCGGGCCCCGCCGCAGCGACCGCCGGGGCCGACGCGACCGCCGGGGCCGACGCGGGCGCGCTGCCCGCCCAGGCCGAGGCCACGCCGGCCGCGCAGACCCGCGAACCGGCGGCCGTCCGGTGA
- a CDS encoding glycosyltransferase has protein sequence MRVLHVVTGLHAGGAERQLALLLRHLPADQEHEVAALTDPGAVARELRADGFTVHHLDMRGNRDLAVLPRLTRLIRSGRYDLVHTHLYRAMLYGRLAARLAGVRAVIATEHSLQSGVIEGRPTSRGVKALYLGAERLGSTTLAVSGQVAGVLGEWGVPAERVRLLPNGVDAARYRFTPTARAAHRGRLRAQLGLPIGAFVIGAVGRLVPGKRFHVPLEALARLPDARLLLIGEGPERAALLDRAARLGVRDRLVLTGERDDVPELLTAVDVLVSPSREETFGLAALEGLAAGLPLLHSACPALAELPAAAAPHARLLPSEPEPYARELALLATTRPGPFPVPPAVAHYDIARIATELAALYRESVGTPPAAVPVVPAPAAPRTGREPADPLPRGRSRRAAAAPSGRRRQPGG, from the coding sequence ATGAGAGTCCTGCACGTGGTCACCGGCCTGCACGCGGGCGGCGCCGAACGCCAGCTCGCCCTGCTGCTGCGGCACCTGCCGGCCGACCAGGAGCACGAGGTGGCCGCGCTGACCGACCCCGGCGCGGTCGCCCGGGAGCTGCGCGCCGACGGCTTCACCGTCCACCACCTCGACATGCGCGGCAACCGCGACCTCGCGGTGCTGCCCCGGCTCACCCGGCTGATCCGCTCCGGCCGCTACGACCTGGTGCACACCCACCTGTACCGGGCCATGCTGTACGGCCGCCTCGCCGCCCGGCTGGCCGGCGTCCGCGCGGTGATCGCCACCGAGCACTCGCTGCAGTCCGGCGTGATCGAGGGCCGGCCCACCTCGCGCGGCGTCAAGGCGCTCTACCTGGGCGCCGAACGGCTCGGCAGCACCACCCTGGCGGTCTCCGGCCAGGTCGCCGGGGTGCTCGGCGAGTGGGGCGTGCCGGCCGAGCGGGTCCGGCTGCTGCCCAACGGGGTGGACGCCGCCCGGTACCGCTTCACCCCCACCGCCCGGGCCGCCCACCGCGGCCGGCTGCGGGCCCAACTCGGCCTGCCGATCGGCGCGTTCGTGATCGGCGCGGTGGGCCGGCTGGTGCCCGGCAAGCGCTTCCACGTCCCGTTGGAGGCGCTGGCCCGGCTGCCCGACGCCCGGCTGCTGCTGATCGGCGAGGGCCCCGAGCGCGCCGCGCTGCTCGACCGCGCGGCCCGGCTCGGCGTCCGCGACCGCCTGGTGCTCACCGGCGAGCGCGACGACGTGCCCGAACTGCTCACCGCCGTCGACGTCCTGGTCTCCCCGTCCCGTGAGGAGACCTTCGGACTGGCCGCCCTGGAGGGACTGGCCGCCGGGCTCCCGCTGCTGCACTCGGCCTGTCCGGCGCTGGCCGAACTGCCCGCCGCCGCGGCCCCGCACGCCCGGCTGCTGCCCTCCGAACCCGAGCCGTACGCCCGGGAGCTGGCCCTGCTGGCGACCACCCGGCCGGGCCCGTTCCCGGTCCCGCCCGCCGTCGCGCACTACGACATCGCCCGGATCGCGACCGAACTGGCCGCCCTCTACCGCGAGTCGGTCGGCACCCCGCCGGCCGCCGTCCCCGTGGTGCCCGCCCCGGCCGCCCCCCGCACCGGGCGGGAGCCCGCCGACCCCCTGCCCCGCGGCCGCTCCCGGCGGGCGGCCGCGGCCCCCTCCGGCCGGCGGCGGCAGCCCGGTGGCTGA